The segment TCAAGCCCTATCCGAGAAAACTTTTCGATAAGGTCTTATTCGCACTCTACGAAAAGGTTAtgactttatttttactatgGATCAGCAATCCGATATCAATGTTTGCCTGACCTGAGATATGAGCCCTAAACTTTCCCGATTTCCAAAAAATAAACTGAGCTTTGTGCATATTCTTGTTTCACCACTAgcaaaatgaatacaaaaagCTTCATTGCTAACATTTTCAGAAGTATTAGCCCCGAGCTctagaaatttgaattttgtacaatatgacaaaaaatgaaaaactaaaaagttttttctttctaaatataaaattttaaaaggttaTTTTACTTAAGATATGGTTTTATCTGTTGGCCACAAAACTGAGTAGAAAGCCTAAGTGTCTACTTACTGCTTTCATCATCAGACCAATAGTTCAATTGTGACTATATGTTTTACGTACACCAAGTGACTCCGCTACATGTGATCGTAGATGGAATGGAGTCCAGTTAGACACTGTGTATCGTCAACCAATACTCTACCAGAGAGATGATTATAATTCCTTACAAAACGGCATAGTATGCCGACTCTTCAAAACCACtggctgattccagaacgcgacatacgATAGTGTCATTACGATGTCATTGTAATTAGCTATTGTCTATACCCGTCCAGACTAAATAAATCCCAGCAGAGCTATGATACAATTAATTGAGTTGACATCATGAGCACTCGGGCACGTGTCCAATTAAGTTGACAGACGCTCTTTATCTGCGAAAATAGGGACTAACCGCAATAGAATTCTCAAAAAATACGCTTAATTGTCTTCTGTGACCTTTGTAAGATAGTTCTAGGGATGtattacgaaaaataatagCTTGTTTTACTTGGaccgaaatatttttcatattatttgtttgtttcttgAAAAAAATCCATTTTGTCTTCAATGTCTGTTGTtcaatttttaacattaataactaaattttaatatagtgtTTTAGTTATAAGTAGATAGTATCCTCAAGGCAATTGAGCAATTTTATTAAACTCTAATAAATTAAACGCGGTAACTGAAAGTCGAACAACGTTTTGTTCAACAACTTTGTCAAATACTTCCCCAACAGTAATTCAAACTCAAATAATATTCATGCATAAGATTGAACTAACTCGTCTAAGTTAGAGTGGATGTGTTCAAACGCTACCGGGATTATGATTAATATTCTAGAACcgtgctaataaataactttccGATATTAGGCTACAATCTGTATTGAAATTGCTGGctaaataattactaaaatttaagtataagtaaatataaacgaTACTGTTGATATAGCTCAGTACTTATTTTATCGTAAAGATTTCCATGTACCATGGAACAATAAGACCCAGTTTTGCGGAACGCCTATTGTTttcactaaatatttttccgttgATCGCATATTCACAATGAACAAATATTGTTCCAAAGGCTAAAATGATACGGTACCCTTTTCTATGATCTTACTTATTACAGAGTTGTTGTCTAAAAACTTTCAGTTGAGACTAGATTTCAAACTCAACAATACACtcgacttaaaattattttattacttaaacatTATGGTGATATTCCTCAGTGCAGTGGCAATCTTTTGTACATTATTTCAACTaggtttgataaatattttatatacttatcaaTTGTccaaaaatggaataaaaagaaGTTACGCAAATATCAAACACCATATTAATGTAGCGCTGATTTTCATACACTGATTtactttcttattaaattttaaaaactttttttttatcttttatacaGGGTACTCGCAGGAGAGTCATATTTATCCAGCAACTAGTAGCAATGGCCAACATGGAATATATCCCTATTGGCCGTTTCAAGCACAAACAGCGGACAGAAATTATAACCCCAACCACAGAAGAGTTAGAAAACCCTGTTCCAGACGCATGAATTCGAACGATCCTACTTCAGAAGATACAGAGTCTCAATGGATTCCAACCTATACTTCTAGAATTGTAAAGcctttggaagaaaataatttgatatttaattctAGATCTCTGAAAGATAAAGATTTTAACTCAAAACCGATGGTTGTATCTAATAAAGTCGTTGAACTAAACGCTGTTACGGAACCACCTTTGTCCAAAAATGTAAATGAAccagtgaaaaataataatcctTGTGAAAAAACTACAACGACTGCAAAAGATGCTGATTCTAGATCCGACTTGGATTATAAACAAGTAGAGCCAAATTATTATGCAGAAGCAGAAGACAAAACTGGACGAAACCAATATGAATATGACTCTGCAATCGATGTAAGTACTGAAATTAATCTCGAcgattgtaataataaaatagttccaGATGGGAACTCCAGACGTTTTCTCACTCAACCTGACCAAGTGTTATCCAGACCTAATCTTCCTGTTTTAAATTCGAATAGAACAGAATCTGTACAGGAACCAAAACTGAATCAAAAAAATGTGCCACCATACTCACAAGACATTGAAGAACCAGTTGAAAGTAGGGTTGGCTTTACGAACCCACGGCCTATTAGTATCGAAGGTAACGTAATAGATCCTACAAAGGGAAGAGGGATATCCCCGATGACTAATGATAAAGTAATGCTTAtgcaaaacacaaaaatatgttacgcTTGTAGTTCAGTGAGTGACCCTACTTGTTGGCATCCCGATAGAAGGACTACAGTAAAATATTGCCGAATTGGACACGACTCGTGTGTTACTAAAACAATACGGAATACAAGTAAGTACATTGGATAAACTACAAAGCGAAAACTTTTTCGTGTATCGTGAttgttgaaaattaaatgttatatcaaAATACGATTTTAATGTTGCCTTGTTTTTACAATGAAcaaatttgttatatataaaacactGATATAAATAGGTAAAACTATAACTTCAACAAATTACTTCAACAAAAATTGCTGATTTTTATTCAGGC is part of the Manduca sexta isolate Smith_Timp_Sample1 chromosome 10, JHU_Msex_v1.0, whole genome shotgun sequence genome and harbors:
- the LOC115455862 gene encoding uncharacterized protein LOC115455862 codes for the protein MVIFLSAVAIFCTLFQLGYSQESHIYPATSSNGQHGIYPYWPFQAQTADRNYNPNHRRVRKPCSRRMNSNDPTSEDTESQWIPTYTSRIVKPLEENNLIFNSRSLKDKDFNSKPMVVSNKVVELNAVTEPPLSKNVNEPVKNNNPCEKTTTTAKDADSRSDLDYKQVEPNYYAEAEDKTGRNQYEYDSAIDVSTEINLDDCNNKIVPDGNSRRFLTQPDQVLSRPNLPVLNSNRTESVQEPKLNQKNVPPYSQDIEEPVESRVGFTNPRPISIEGNVIDPTKGRGISPMTNDKVMLMQNTKICYACSSVSDPTCWHPDRRTTVKYCRIGHDSCVTKTIRNTNGLIVIRDCARSCDDNDVTGLISRYKSCSICHYDLCNSAYSIKIHNVMLLSSLLAFIKYLL